Proteins encoded within one genomic window of Rhinolophus sinicus isolate RSC01 linkage group LG05, ASM3656204v1, whole genome shotgun sequence:
- the BAK1 gene encoding bcl-2 homologous antagonist/killer, whose amino-acid sequence MASGQGPGPPRQGCEEPAPSSTSEEQVAQDTEEVFRSYVFYRHQQEQEAEGAVLPADPEIAALSLEPASTMAQVGQRLAIIGDDINQRYDEEFQTMLQHLQPTVENAYQYFTKIASSLFESGINWGRVVALLGFGYRLALHVYQRGLTGFLGQVTHFVVDFMLHHCIARWIAQRGGWVAALDLGNGPIRNVLIVLAVVLLGQYVIRRFFKS is encoded by the exons ATGGCATCTGGGCAAGGACCAGGCCCTCCCAGGCAGGGGTGTGAAGAGCCTGCCCCTTCCTCCACTTCGG AGGAGCAGGTAGCCCAGGACACAGAGGAAGTTTTCCGCAGCTACGTGTTTTACCGCCATCAGCAGGAGCAGGAGGCTGAAGGGGCGGTTCTACCCGCCGACCCGGAAATAGCTGCCTTGTCCCTAGAACCTGCCAG CACCATGGCGCAGGTGGGACAGAGGCTCGCCATCATCGGGGATGACATCAACCAGCGCTATGACGAGGAGTTCCAGACCATGTTACAGCACCTGCAGCCCACAGTAGAGAATGCCTATCAGTATTTCACCAAGATCGCCTCCAG CCTGTTTGAGAGCGGCATCAACTGGGGCCGAGTGGTGGCTCTGCTGGGCTTTGGCTACCGCCTGGCCCTACACGTGTACCAGCGCGGCCTGACTGGCTTCCTGGGCCAGGTGACCCACTTCGTGGTTGACTTCATGCTGCATCACTGCATCGCCCGGTGGATCGCACAGAGAGGTGGCTGG GTGGCAGCCCTGGACTTGGGCAACGGCCCCATCCGGAACGTGCTGATAGTTTTGGCTGTGGTTCTATTGGGCCAGTATGTGATACGAAGATTCTTCAAGTCATGA